The following proteins come from a genomic window of Streptomyces sp. NBC_01716:
- a CDS encoding MOSC domain-containing protein — MRVLTVNVGRAKTVAYTDAPGGATGIDKQPVDGPVAVRDPGRKGTGASGLVGDTVCDLRHHGGSDQAVYVYAREDLDFWERELGRPLANGCFGENLTTAGLDLNGTLIGERWRVGPDLVLEATSGRVPCRTFAGRLGEKGWVRRFTRQGVTGAYFRVVVPGEVRAGDPVEIVHRPEHEVTVALAFRAATTERELLPRVLAAGEALHTEELRTAREYVARYGDGTAGAATVPGQTDGTADESAEVV, encoded by the coding sequence ATGAGAGTTCTGACCGTGAATGTGGGACGTGCCAAGACCGTCGCGTACACGGACGCGCCCGGCGGCGCGACCGGTATCGACAAGCAGCCGGTGGACGGCCCGGTCGCGGTGCGCGATCCCGGCCGCAAGGGCACGGGCGCGAGCGGTCTCGTCGGGGACACGGTGTGCGATCTGCGCCATCACGGCGGCAGCGACCAGGCCGTGTACGTGTACGCGCGGGAGGATCTGGATTTCTGGGAGCGGGAGTTGGGGCGTCCGCTGGCCAACGGCTGCTTCGGCGAGAACCTCACGACAGCCGGTCTCGATCTCAACGGGACGCTGATCGGCGAGCGTTGGCGGGTCGGCCCCGATCTGGTGCTGGAGGCGACGAGCGGGCGGGTCCCGTGCCGTACGTTCGCGGGCCGGCTCGGTGAGAAGGGGTGGGTCAGGCGGTTCACCCGGCAGGGGGTCACCGGGGCGTACTTCCGGGTCGTGGTGCCCGGCGAGGTCCGGGCGGGCGACCCGGTCGAGATCGTGCACCGGCCCGAGCACGAGGTGACGGTGGCTCTCGCCTTCCGGGCCGCGACCACCGAGCGCGAGCTGCTGCCGAGGGTGCTGGCCGCCGGAGAGGCCCTGCACACCGAGGAGTTGAGGACCGCGCGGGAGTACGTGGCGAGGTACGGCGACGGGACGGCCGGGGCCGCGACGGTCCCCGGTCAGACGGACGGAACCGCCGACGAGAGCGCCGAGGTGGTGTGA
- a CDS encoding SDR family NAD(P)-dependent oxidoreductase produces the protein MTTALITGATAGIGAAFARRLAAGGTSGGVGSGHNLVLVARDTERLQHQATELHDLHGIEAEVLTADLSTDLGIAAVEERLGDLKHPVDLLVNNAGFGNKGRFLDVSMADELTMLKVHCEAVLRLTSAAVVGMRERGRGGVVNVSSVAAFLPRGTYGASKAWVVQFTEGAARDLEGTGVRLMALCPGFTRTEFHDRAGMGTDRIPNWMWLDADKLVTAALTDLARGKTVSVPDPRYKALMGAVKLAPRGLLGGVTSKTGRKYGPR, from the coding sequence ATGACGACTGCTTTGATTACGGGCGCCACAGCGGGTATCGGCGCCGCGTTCGCGCGGCGGCTGGCGGCGGGCGGGACCTCCGGCGGGGTGGGAAGCGGCCACAATCTGGTGCTGGTCGCACGTGACACCGAGCGCCTTCAGCACCAGGCGACCGAACTCCACGACCTGCACGGCATCGAGGCCGAGGTGCTGACCGCCGATCTCTCCACGGACCTGGGGATCGCGGCGGTCGAGGAGCGTCTGGGCGACCTCAAGCACCCGGTCGATCTGCTGGTCAACAACGCGGGGTTCGGGAACAAGGGCCGGTTCCTGGACGTGTCGATGGCCGACGAGCTGACGATGCTGAAGGTGCACTGCGAGGCGGTGCTGCGGCTGACGTCGGCGGCCGTCGTCGGAATGCGGGAGCGCGGGCGCGGCGGGGTGGTGAACGTGTCGTCGGTGGCCGCTTTCCTGCCGCGCGGGACGTACGGCGCGTCGAAGGCATGGGTCGTGCAGTTCACGGAGGGCGCCGCGCGGGACCTGGAGGGGACCGGGGTACGGCTGATGGCGCTCTGCCCCGGCTTCACGCGCACGGAGTTCCACGACCGGGCGGGGATGGGGACGGACAGGATCCCCAACTGGATGTGGCTGGACGCCGACAAACTGGTGACCGCGGCGCTGACCGATCTGGCGCGTGGCAAGACGGTGTCGGTGCCGGACCCGCGGTACAAGGCCCTGATGGGCGCGGTGAAGCTGGCGCCGCGGGGGCTGCTCGGCGGGGTGACGTCGAAGACTGGACGGAAGTACGGGCCGCGATAG
- a CDS encoding hydroxyacid dehydrogenase: protein MHDATDNRPSALLSMGPGIAERLFSPAHLSRLTSLVRTDPRRVAHTLTGPGLDPAVAAALADAELLITCWGAPPLTAEVLDAAPRLRAVVHAAGTVKHHITDACWERGIAVTSAAAANAEPVAEYTLAAILFAGKRVLHSAHRHRELRAPHDWHQELSGAGNYRRTVGIVGASRIGRRVIELLRPFDLDVLLYDPYIDTAAAEALGVEQMALIELCARSQVVSVHAPQVPATHRMIGAAQLAAMPDGATLINTARGSLIDEDALLPQLVSGRLSAVLDVTDPEPPSADSPLYDLPNVLLTPHVAGSLGGEVHRMTDQALDEVERYAKGLPFEDPVHPSALPHSA from the coding sequence ATGCACGACGCCACTGACAATCGGCCTTCGGCGCTGCTCTCGATGGGTCCGGGCATCGCGGAGCGGCTGTTCTCCCCCGCTCATCTCTCCCGGCTGACCAGCCTCGTACGCACCGATCCGCGACGTGTCGCCCACACCCTGACCGGCCCCGGTCTCGACCCCGCCGTCGCCGCCGCGCTCGCCGACGCCGAACTGCTGATCACCTGCTGGGGCGCGCCACCGCTGACGGCCGAGGTCCTCGACGCCGCACCGCGGCTGCGCGCCGTCGTACACGCGGCGGGAACGGTCAAGCACCACATCACGGACGCCTGCTGGGAGCGGGGCATCGCGGTCACATCGGCGGCGGCGGCCAACGCCGAGCCCGTCGCCGAGTACACGCTGGCCGCGATCCTCTTCGCGGGCAAGCGGGTCCTTCACTCGGCCCACCGCCACCGGGAGCTGCGCGCCCCCCACGACTGGCACCAGGAGCTGAGCGGGGCGGGCAACTACCGCCGTACGGTCGGCATCGTCGGCGCGTCCCGGATCGGCCGCCGGGTGATCGAGCTGCTGCGGCCGTTCGACCTCGACGTCCTGCTGTACGACCCGTACATCGACACCGCCGCCGCCGAGGCTCTCGGTGTCGAGCAGATGGCGCTGATCGAGCTGTGCGCGCGGAGCCAGGTGGTGTCGGTCCACGCTCCGCAGGTCCCGGCCACCCACCGGATGATCGGCGCCGCGCAGCTCGCGGCGATGCCCGACGGGGCCACGCTGATCAACACCGCGCGGGGCTCGCTGATCGACGAGGACGCGCTGCTGCCGCAGCTGGTCTCCGGCCGGCTGAGCGCGGTGCTCGACGTGACGGATCCCGAACCGCCGTCGGCCGACTCGCCGTTGTACGACCTGCCGAACGTGCTGCTGACCCCGCATGTCGCGGGCTCGCTGGGCGGAGAGGTCCACCGGATGACGGATCAGGCGCTGGACGAGGTGGAGCGGTACGCGAAGGGGCTGCCGTTCGAGGATCCCGTACATCCGTCGGCGCTGCCGCACTCGGCCTGA